One segment of Kogia breviceps isolate mKogBre1 chromosome 14, mKogBre1 haplotype 1, whole genome shotgun sequence DNA contains the following:
- the TAOK2 gene encoding serine/threonine-protein kinase TAO2 isoform X3, with amino-acid sequence MPAGGRAGSLKDPDVAELFFKDDPEKLFSDLREIGHGSFGAVYFARDVRNSEVVAIKKMSYSGKQSNEKWQDIIKEVRFLQKLRHPNTIQYRGCYLREHTAWLVMEYCLGSASDLLEVHKKPLQEVEIAAVTHGALQGLAYLHSHNMIHRDVKAGNILLSEPGLVKLGDFGSASIMAPANSFVGTPYWMAPEVILAMDEGQYDGKVDVWSLGITCIELAERKPPLFNMNAMSALYHIAQNESPVLQSGHWSEYFRNFVDSCLQKIPQDRPTSEVLLKHRFVLRERPPTVIMDLIQRTKDAVRELDNLQYRKMKKILFQEAPNGPGAEAPEEEEEAEPYMHRAGTLTSLESSHSVPSMSISASSQSSSVNSLADASDNEEEEEEEEEEEEEEEGPEAREMAMMQEGEHTVTSHSSIIHRLPGSDNLYDDPYQPEMTPGPLQPPAAPAPTSTTSSARRRAYCRNRDHFATIRTASLVSRQIQEHEQDSALREQLSGYKRMRRQHQKQLLALESRLRGEREEHSARLQRELEAQRAGFGAEAEKLSRRHQAIGEKEARAAQAEERKFQQHILGQQKKELAALLEAQKRTYKLRKEQLKEELQENPSTPKREKAEWLLRQKEQLQQCQAEEEAGLLRRQRQYFELQCRQYKRKMLLARHSLDQDLLREDLNKKQTQKDLECALLLRQHEATRELELRQLQAVQRTRAELTRLQHQTELGNQLEYNKRREQELRQKHAAQVRQQPKSLKSKELQIKKQFQETCKIQTRQYKALRAHLLETTPKAQHKSLLKRLKEEQTRKLAILAEQYDQSISEMLSSQALRLDETQEAEFQALRQQLQQELELLNAYQSKIKIRTESQHERELRELEQRVALRRALLEQRCLY; translated from the exons ATGCCAGCTGGGGGCCGGGCCGGGAGCCTGAAGGACCCTGATGTGGCTGAGCTCTTCTTCAAGGATGACCCGGAAAAGCTCTTCTCTGACCTCCGGGAAATTGGCCATGGCAGCTTTGGAGCTGTGTACTTT GCCCGGGATGTCCGGAATAGTGAGGTGGTGGCCATCAAGAAGATGTCCTACAGTGGGAAGCAGTCAAATGAG AAATGGCAGGACATCATCAAGGAGGTGCGGTTCCTACAGAAGCTCCGGCATCCCAATACCATTCAGTACCGGGGCTGTTACCTGAGGGAGCACACGGCTTGG CTGGTGATGGAGTATTGCCTGGGCTCAGCTTCTGACCTTCTAGAAG TGCACAAGAAGCCCCTTCAGGAGGTGGAGATTGCAGCTGTGACCCACGGGGCCCTTCAGGGCCTGGCTTATCTGCACTCCCACAACATGATCCATAG GGATGTGAAGGCTGGAAACATCCTGCTGTCAGAGCCAGGCTTGGTGAAACTGGGGGACTTCGGCTCTGCATCCATCATGGCACCTGCCAACTCCTTCGTGGGCACCCCGTACTG GATGGCTCCAGAAGTGATCCTGGCAATGGATGAGGGGCAGTACGATGGCAAGGTGGATGTCTGGTCCTTGGGCATAACCTGCATCGAGCTGG CGGAACGGAAACCACCGCTGTTTAACATGAATGCGATGAGTGCCTTATACCACATTGCACAGAACGAGTCCCCCGTGCTCCAGTCAGGACACTG GTCTGAGTACTTCCGGAATTTTGTCGACTCCTGCCTTCAGAAAATCCCTCAAGACAGACCAACCTCAGAGGTTCTTCTGAAG CACCGCTTTGTGCTCCGGGAGCGGCCACCCACAGTCATCATGGACTTAATCCAGAGGACCAAGGATGCTGTTCGGGAGCTGGACAACCTGCAGTACCGCAAAATGAAGAAGATACTGTTCCAAGAGGCGCCCAACGGTCCTGGCGCTGAGgccccagaggaggaggag GAGGCAGAGCCCTACATGCACCGGGCCGGGACGCTGACCAGTCTAGAGAGTAGCCATTCAGTGCCCAGCATGTCCATCAGCGCCTCCAGCCAGAGCAGCTCAGTCAACAGCCTAGCAGATGCCTCTGAcaatgaagaggaggaagaggaggaggaggaggaggaggaggaggaagaaggcccTGAAGCCCGGGAGATGGCCATGATGCAGGAGGGCGAGCACACAGTCACCTCCCACAGCTCCATCATCCACCGGCTGCCG GGCTCTGACAACCTCTATGATGACCCCTACCAGCCAGAGATGACCCCAGGCCCTCTCCAGCCACCTGCAGCCCCAGCTCCCACATCCACCACCTCTTCTGCCCGCCGACGGGCCTACTGCCGCAACCGGGACCATTTTGCCACCATCCGTACTGCCTCCCTG GTCAGCCGTCAGATCCAGGAGCATGAGCAGGACTCAGCCCTGCGGGAGCAGCTGAGTGGCTATAAGCGGATGCGACGACAGCACCAGAAACAGCTGCTGGCGTTGGAGTCGAGGTTGAGGGGTGAGCGTGAGGAGCACAGTGCACGGCTGCAGCGGGAGCTCGAGGCGCAGCGGGCTGGCTTTGGGGCTGAGGCCGAAAAGCTGTCAAGGCGGCACCAGGCTATCGGTGAGAAGGAGGCACGAGCTGCCCAGGCTGAGGAGCGTAAGTTCCAGCAGCACATCCTCGGGCAGCAGAAGAAGGAGCTGGCCGCCCTGCTGGAGGCACAGAAGCGAACCTACAAACTTCGGAAGGAGCAGCTGAAGGAG GAGCTCCAGGAGAACCCCAGCACGCCCAAGCGGGAGAAGGCTGAGTGGCTTTTGCGGCAGAAGGAGCAGCTGCAGCAGTGCCAGGCGGAGGAGGAGGCTGGACTGCTGCGGCGGCAGCGCCAGTACTTTGAGCTGCAGTGTCGTCAGTACAAGCGCAAGATGCTGCTGGCTCGTCACAGCCTGGACCAGGACCTGCTTCGAGAG GACTTGAAcaagaaacagacacagaaggacTTGGAGTGTGCATTGCTGCTACGGCAGCATGAGGCCACACGGGAGCTGGAGCTACGGCAGCTCCAGGCTGTACAGCGCACACGGGCTGAGCTCACCCGCCTGCAGCACCAGACGGAGCTGGGCAACCAGCTGGAGTACAATAAGCGGCGTGAGCAAGAGTTGCGGCAGAAGCATGCAGCCCAGGTTCGCCAGCAGCCCAAGAGCCTCAAA TCTAAGGAGCTGCAGATCAAGAAGCAGTTCCAGGAGACGTGTAAGATCCAGACTCGGCAGTACAAGGCTCTGCGGGCACACTTGCTGGAGACCACGCCCAAAGCTCAGCACAAGAGCCTCCTTAAGCGGCTCAAGGAAGAACAGACCCGCAAGCTGGCAATCCTAGCTGAGCAGTATGACCAGTCCATCTCAGAGATGCTCAGCTCACAGgcg
- the TMEM219 gene encoding insulin-like growth factor-binding protein 3 receptor isoform X1, translating to MQQTFIEWCMEMNTWSQEPWVLVLALPLTGCVALAKSLVFSVLSLPLNKMGKCLLTGRLLSRSPFLSSSRLSLEAQTPLLPMGSCQAGHNLHLCLAHHPPLVCATLILLLLGLSGLGLGGFLLTHKTGLRSPDIPQDWVSFLRSFGQLTLCPMNGTVKGKWRGSHVVGLLTTLNFGDDQDRNKTQTFQAQVQGSRMGLKGSSAGELVLITARVTTERTPGTCLYFSAAPGILPSSQPPMSCSEEGAGNATLSPRMAEECVSVWSHEGLALTKLLTSEELALCGSRLLVLGSFLLLFCGLLCCLTAVCFHPRRESHWSRTRF from the exons atgcagcaaacatttattgagtggtgcATGGAGATGAACACTTGGAGTCAAGAGCCTTGGGTTcttgtcctggctctgccactaactggctgtgtggccttggccaAGTCCCTTGTCTTCTCGGTGCTTTCACTTCCTTTGAATAAAATGGGTAAGTGCCTTCTTACTGGCAGGCTCTTGTCCAGGTCTCCCTTCCTGTCCTCCAGCAGGCTCTCCCTGGAGGCCCAGACCCCTCTGCTCCCCATGGGCAGCTGCCAGGCAGGGCACAACCTGCATCTCTGCCTGGCCCACCACCCACCTCTGGTCTGTGCCACTTTGATCTTGCTGCTTCTTGGCCTTTCTGGCCTGGGCCTTGGTGGCTTCCTCCTCACCCACAAGACTGGCCTGCGCAGCCCTGACATCCCTCAG GACTGGGTCTCCTTCTTGAGATCTTTTGGCCAGCTGACCCTGTGCCCCATGAATGGGACAGTCAAAGGGAAGTGGCGTGGGTCTCACGTCGTGGGCTTACTGACCACCTTGAACTTCGGAGATGATCAAGACAGGAACAAGACCCAGACATTCCAAGCCCAGGTCCAGGGTAGTCGTATGGGATTGAAAG GATCTTCTGCAGGAGAGCTGGTCCTCATTACAGCCAGGGTGACCACAGAAAGGACCCCAGGAACCTGCCTGTATTTTAGTGCTGCTCCAGGAATCCTGCCCTCCAGCCAGCCACCCATGTCCTGCTCGGAAGAGGGAGCAGGAAACGCCACCCTGAGCCCTAGGATGGCTGAGGAGTGTGTCAGTGTCTGGAGCCACGAAGGTCTTGCGCTTACCAAGTTGCTCACCTCC GAGGAGCTGGCTCTGTGTGGCTCTAGACTGCTGGTTTTGGGctccttcctgcttctctttTGTGGCCTTCTCTGCTGTCTCACTGCTGTGTGCTTCCACCCACGCCGGGAGTCCCACTGGTCTAGAACCCGGTTCTGA
- the TMEM219 gene encoding insulin-like growth factor-binding protein 3 receptor isoform X3 produces the protein MGSCQAGHNLHLCLAHHPPLVCATLILLLLGLSGLGLGGFLLTHKTGLRSPDIPQDWVSFLRSFGQLTLCPMNGTVKGKWRGSHVVGLLTTLNFGDDQDRNKTQTFQAQVQGSRMGLKGSSAGELVLITARVTTERTPGTCLYFSAAPGILPSSQPPMSCSEEGAGNATLSPRMAEECVSVWSHEGLALTKLLTSEELALCGSRLLVLGSFLLLFCGLLCCLTAVCFHPRRESHWSRTRF, from the exons ATGGGCAGCTGCCAGGCAGGGCACAACCTGCATCTCTGCCTGGCCCACCACCCACCTCTGGTCTGTGCCACTTTGATCTTGCTGCTTCTTGGCCTTTCTGGCCTGGGCCTTGGTGGCTTCCTCCTCACCCACAAGACTGGCCTGCGCAGCCCTGACATCCCTCAG GACTGGGTCTCCTTCTTGAGATCTTTTGGCCAGCTGACCCTGTGCCCCATGAATGGGACAGTCAAAGGGAAGTGGCGTGGGTCTCACGTCGTGGGCTTACTGACCACCTTGAACTTCGGAGATGATCAAGACAGGAACAAGACCCAGACATTCCAAGCCCAGGTCCAGGGTAGTCGTATGGGATTGAAAG GATCTTCTGCAGGAGAGCTGGTCCTCATTACAGCCAGGGTGACCACAGAAAGGACCCCAGGAACCTGCCTGTATTTTAGTGCTGCTCCAGGAATCCTGCCCTCCAGCCAGCCACCCATGTCCTGCTCGGAAGAGGGAGCAGGAAACGCCACCCTGAGCCCTAGGATGGCTGAGGAGTGTGTCAGTGTCTGGAGCCACGAAGGTCTTGCGCTTACCAAGTTGCTCACCTCC GAGGAGCTGGCTCTGTGTGGCTCTAGACTGCTGGTTTTGGGctccttcctgcttctctttTGTGGCCTTCTCTGCTGTCTCACTGCTGTGTGCTTCCACCCACGCCGGGAGTCCCACTGGTCTAGAACCCGGTTCTGA
- the TAOK2 gene encoding serine/threonine-protein kinase TAO2 isoform X1: protein MPAGGRAGSLKDPDVAELFFKDDPEKLFSDLREIGHGSFGAVYFARDVRNSEVVAIKKMSYSGKQSNEKWQDIIKEVRFLQKLRHPNTIQYRGCYLREHTAWLVMEYCLGSASDLLEVHKKPLQEVEIAAVTHGALQGLAYLHSHNMIHRDVKAGNILLSEPGLVKLGDFGSASIMAPANSFVGTPYWMAPEVILAMDEGQYDGKVDVWSLGITCIELAERKPPLFNMNAMSALYHIAQNESPVLQSGHWSEYFRNFVDSCLQKIPQDRPTSEVLLKHRFVLRERPPTVIMDLIQRTKDAVRELDNLQYRKMKKILFQEAPNGPGAEAPEEEEEAEPYMHRAGTLTSLESSHSVPSMSISASSQSSSVNSLADASDNEEEEEEEEEEEEEEEGPEAREMAMMQEGEHTVTSHSSIIHRLPGSDNLYDDPYQPEMTPGPLQPPAAPAPTSTTSSARRRAYCRNRDHFATIRTASLVSRQIQEHEQDSALREQLSGYKRMRRQHQKQLLALESRLRGEREEHSARLQRELEAQRAGFGAEAEKLSRRHQAIGEKEARAAQAEERKFQQHILGQQKKELAALLEAQKRTYKLRKEQLKEELQENPSTPKREKAEWLLRQKEQLQQCQAEEEAGLLRRQRQYFELQCRQYKRKMLLARHSLDQDLLREDLNKKQTQKDLECALLLRQHEATRELELRQLQAVQRTRAELTRLQHQTELGNQLEYNKRREQELRQKHAAQVRQQPKSLKVRAGQRPLGLPLPIPGALGPPNTGTPREEQSCSSGQEADQRILGEEEEAVPERRILGKEGAALEPEEQRILGEESGTPSPSPQKHRSLVDEEVWGLPEQEIEELRVPSPAPQERSIVGQEASGEWRLWGKEDGSLLDEEFELGWVQGPTLTPVPEEEEEEEEGAPFRTPRDPGDGCPSPDIPPEPPPTQLRPSPTSQLPGLLSHGLLAGLSFAVGSSSGLLPLLLLLLLPLLAAQGGGGLQAALLALEVGLVGLGASYLLLCTALHLPPSLFLLLAQGTALGAVLSLSWRRGLMGVPLGLGAAWLLAWPGLALPLAAVAAGGKWVRQQGPRMRRGISRLWLRALLRLSPMAFRALQGCGAVGDRGLFALYPKTNKDGFRSRLPVPGPRRGNPRTARHPLVLLARFWALCKGWNWRLARASQGLATRLPPWAIHTLASWGLLRGERPSRIPRLLPRSQRRLGPPASHQPPPETLAGRRSRTRQSRALPPWR, encoded by the exons ATGCCAGCTGGGGGCCGGGCCGGGAGCCTGAAGGACCCTGATGTGGCTGAGCTCTTCTTCAAGGATGACCCGGAAAAGCTCTTCTCTGACCTCCGGGAAATTGGCCATGGCAGCTTTGGAGCTGTGTACTTT GCCCGGGATGTCCGGAATAGTGAGGTGGTGGCCATCAAGAAGATGTCCTACAGTGGGAAGCAGTCAAATGAG AAATGGCAGGACATCATCAAGGAGGTGCGGTTCCTACAGAAGCTCCGGCATCCCAATACCATTCAGTACCGGGGCTGTTACCTGAGGGAGCACACGGCTTGG CTGGTGATGGAGTATTGCCTGGGCTCAGCTTCTGACCTTCTAGAAG TGCACAAGAAGCCCCTTCAGGAGGTGGAGATTGCAGCTGTGACCCACGGGGCCCTTCAGGGCCTGGCTTATCTGCACTCCCACAACATGATCCATAG GGATGTGAAGGCTGGAAACATCCTGCTGTCAGAGCCAGGCTTGGTGAAACTGGGGGACTTCGGCTCTGCATCCATCATGGCACCTGCCAACTCCTTCGTGGGCACCCCGTACTG GATGGCTCCAGAAGTGATCCTGGCAATGGATGAGGGGCAGTACGATGGCAAGGTGGATGTCTGGTCCTTGGGCATAACCTGCATCGAGCTGG CGGAACGGAAACCACCGCTGTTTAACATGAATGCGATGAGTGCCTTATACCACATTGCACAGAACGAGTCCCCCGTGCTCCAGTCAGGACACTG GTCTGAGTACTTCCGGAATTTTGTCGACTCCTGCCTTCAGAAAATCCCTCAAGACAGACCAACCTCAGAGGTTCTTCTGAAG CACCGCTTTGTGCTCCGGGAGCGGCCACCCACAGTCATCATGGACTTAATCCAGAGGACCAAGGATGCTGTTCGGGAGCTGGACAACCTGCAGTACCGCAAAATGAAGAAGATACTGTTCCAAGAGGCGCCCAACGGTCCTGGCGCTGAGgccccagaggaggaggag GAGGCAGAGCCCTACATGCACCGGGCCGGGACGCTGACCAGTCTAGAGAGTAGCCATTCAGTGCCCAGCATGTCCATCAGCGCCTCCAGCCAGAGCAGCTCAGTCAACAGCCTAGCAGATGCCTCTGAcaatgaagaggaggaagaggaggaggaggaggaggaggaggaggaagaaggcccTGAAGCCCGGGAGATGGCCATGATGCAGGAGGGCGAGCACACAGTCACCTCCCACAGCTCCATCATCCACCGGCTGCCG GGCTCTGACAACCTCTATGATGACCCCTACCAGCCAGAGATGACCCCAGGCCCTCTCCAGCCACCTGCAGCCCCAGCTCCCACATCCACCACCTCTTCTGCCCGCCGACGGGCCTACTGCCGCAACCGGGACCATTTTGCCACCATCCGTACTGCCTCCCTG GTCAGCCGTCAGATCCAGGAGCATGAGCAGGACTCAGCCCTGCGGGAGCAGCTGAGTGGCTATAAGCGGATGCGACGACAGCACCAGAAACAGCTGCTGGCGTTGGAGTCGAGGTTGAGGGGTGAGCGTGAGGAGCACAGTGCACGGCTGCAGCGGGAGCTCGAGGCGCAGCGGGCTGGCTTTGGGGCTGAGGCCGAAAAGCTGTCAAGGCGGCACCAGGCTATCGGTGAGAAGGAGGCACGAGCTGCCCAGGCTGAGGAGCGTAAGTTCCAGCAGCACATCCTCGGGCAGCAGAAGAAGGAGCTGGCCGCCCTGCTGGAGGCACAGAAGCGAACCTACAAACTTCGGAAGGAGCAGCTGAAGGAG GAGCTCCAGGAGAACCCCAGCACGCCCAAGCGGGAGAAGGCTGAGTGGCTTTTGCGGCAGAAGGAGCAGCTGCAGCAGTGCCAGGCGGAGGAGGAGGCTGGACTGCTGCGGCGGCAGCGCCAGTACTTTGAGCTGCAGTGTCGTCAGTACAAGCGCAAGATGCTGCTGGCTCGTCACAGCCTGGACCAGGACCTGCTTCGAGAG GACTTGAAcaagaaacagacacagaaggacTTGGAGTGTGCATTGCTGCTACGGCAGCATGAGGCCACACGGGAGCTGGAGCTACGGCAGCTCCAGGCTGTACAGCGCACACGGGCTGAGCTCACCCGCCTGCAGCACCAGACGGAGCTGGGCAACCAGCTGGAGTACAATAAGCGGCGTGAGCAAGAGTTGCGGCAGAAGCATGCAGCCCAGGTTCGCCAGCAGCCCAAGAGCCTCAAAGTACGTGCAGGCCAGCGTCCCCTGGGCCTCCCGCTCCCCATTCCTGGGGCTCTGGGACCACCTAACACAGGCACCCCTAGAGAAGAGCAGTCCTGCTCATCTGGCCAGGAGGCAGACCAAAGAAttctgggagaggaggaggaagcagtTCCAGAGAGAAGGATTCTGGGGAAGGAAGGGGCTGCCTTGGAGCCAGAGGAGCAGAGGATATTGGGGGAAGAGTCAGGAACCCCGAGTCCCAGTCCACAGAAACATAGGAGTTTGGTTGATGAGGAAGTTTGGGGGCTACCTGAGCAGGAGATAGAGGAGCTTAGAGTTCCATCCCCGGCACCCCAGGAGAGGAGCATTGTGGGCCAGGAGGCATCTGGGGAATGGAGGTTGTGGGGGAAGGAGGATGGTAGCCTCTTGGATGAGGAGTTTGAGCTTGGCTGGGTCCAAGGTCCAACACTGACCCCAgtccctgaggaggaggaggaagaggaggagggtgcTCCATTTAGGACCCCGAGGGATCCTGGAGATGGCTGTCCCTCACCAGACATCCCCCCTGAACCCCCTCCAACACAGCTGAGGCCCAGCCCTACTAGCCAGCTCCCTGGACTCCTGTCCCATGGCCTCTTGGCTGGACTCTCCTTTGCAGTGGGGTCCTCCTCTGGCCTCTTGCCCCTACTACTTCTGCTGCTGCTCCCACTGCTGGCGGCCCAGGGTGGGGGTGGCCTGCAGGCAGCCCTGCTGGCCCTTGAGGTGGGGCTGGTGGGCCTGGGGGCCTCCTACCTACTGCTTTGTACAGCTCTGCACCTGCCCCCCAGTCTATTCCTACTCCTGGCTCAGGGCACCGCACTGGGGGCTGTCCTCAGTCTGAGCTGGCGCCGAGGTCTTATGGGTGTCCCTCTGGGCCTTGGGGCTGCCTGGCTCCTAGCCTGGCCAGGCTTGGCTCTACCTCTGGCAGCTGTGGCAGCTGGGGGCAAATGGGTGCGGCAGCAGGGTCCTCGGATGCGCCGGGGCATCTCTCGACTCTGGTTGCGTGCTCTGCTGCGTCTGTCGCCCATGGCCTTCAGGGCCCTACAGGGCTGTGGGGCCGTGGGGGATCGGGGCCTATTTGCACTCTACCCCAAGACCAACAAGGATGGCTTCCGCAGCCGTCTGCCTGTCCCTGGGCCCCGGCGGGGTAATCCTCGCACTGCCCGACACCCACTAGTCCTGTTGGCAAGGTTTTGGGCCCTGTGCAAGGGCTGGAACTGGCGCCTGGCACGGGCCAGCCAAGGTTTAGCCACCCGCTTGCCCCCCTGGGCCATCCACACACTGGCCAGTTGGGGCCTGCTTCGGGGTGAGCGGCCCAGCCGTATCCCCCGGCTGCTACCACGCAGCCAGCGCCGGCTAGGCCCCCCTGCCTCCCACCAACCACCACCAGAGACTCTAGCTGGGCGGAGATCCCGAACCCGCCAGTCCCGGGCCCTGCCTCCCTGGAGGTAA
- the TMEM219 gene encoding insulin-like growth factor-binding protein 3 receptor isoform X2 has translation MRIPQTGWEGWEHGPRPFATPRVTSRGAPASARLRAHALLYFHLDYFRNEMQQTFIEWCMEMNTWSQEPWVLVLALPLTGCVALAKSLVFSVLSLPLNKMGKCLLTGRLLSRSPFLSSSRLSLEAQTPLLPMGSCQAGHNLHLCLAHHPPLVCATLILLLLGLSGLGLGGFLLTHKTGLRSPDIPQDWVSFLRSFGQLTLCPMNGTVKGKWRGSHVVGLLTTLNFGDDQDRNKTQTFQAQVQGSRMGLKGVNQLLGP, from the exons ATGCGAATCCCGCAGactgggtgggaggggtgggagcaCGGACCCCGCCCCTTCGCGACTCCTCGCGTGACGTCGCGGGGGGCGCCGGCCTCCGCCCGGCTGCGAGCG CATGCTCTGCTCTACTTCCATCTTGATTACTTCAGAAATGAAatgcagcaaacatttattgagtggtgcATGGAGATGAACACTTGGAGTCAAGAGCCTTGGGTTcttgtcctggctctgccactaactggctgtgtggccttggccaAGTCCCTTGTCTTCTCGGTGCTTTCACTTCCTTTGAATAAAATGGGTAAGTGCCTTCTTACTGGCAGGCTCTTGTCCAGGTCTCCCTTCCTGTCCTCCAGCAGGCTCTCCCTGGAGGCCCAGACCCCTCTGCTCCCCATGGGCAGCTGCCAGGCAGGGCACAACCTGCATCTCTGCCTGGCCCACCACCCACCTCTGGTCTGTGCCACTTTGATCTTGCTGCTTCTTGGCCTTTCTGGCCTGGGCCTTGGTGGCTTCCTCCTCACCCACAAGACTGGCCTGCGCAGCCCTGACATCCCTCAG GACTGGGTCTCCTTCTTGAGATCTTTTGGCCAGCTGACCCTGTGCCCCATGAATGGGACAGTCAAAGGGAAGTGGCGTGGGTCTCACGTCGTGGGCTTACTGACCACCTTGAACTTCGGAGATGATCAAGACAGGAACAAGACCCAGACATTCCAAGCCCAGGTCCAGGGTAGTCGTATGGGATTGAAAG GTGTGAATCAACTTCTTGGGCCTTGA
- the LOC131741616 gene encoding LOW QUALITY PROTEIN: uncharacterized protein (The sequence of the model RefSeq protein was modified relative to this genomic sequence to represent the inferred CDS: inserted 1 base in 1 codon; deleted 3 bases in 2 codons; substituted 1 base at 1 genomic stop codon) yields the protein MRCSPFHHQLSDSALGSSFSKERRRGGEGTGTALSYSLSAVLGKEKGKGRGPGREWGLSPSDPGVRGAVRSDVLGVGPLSVAEDLGLSPLGPEFPGLTPRFSNIRVSALRFQISGTRVPTSLNLGLCFTGFQISGSGPCVHXYPGFIPHEFKYQIRPPXSSNIWSSDPTVRNPGFSNCRPRGGGGLDREVRSGCHPLSSRGGFPGPPLRKGESRGRGGKGKGLLAPLPAWQSRWRTPGGGGGAGAP from the exons ATGCGCTGCAGCCCTTTCCACCACCAGTTGTCGGACAGCGCGCTGGGCTCCTCCTTCTCCAAG gagaggaggagagggggagagggcacGGGGACCGCCCTTAGCTACAGTCTTTCAGCTGTCCtcgggaaagagaaagggaaagggagggggccGGGGCGGGAGTGGGGGCTGTCACCCTCGGACCCCGGCGTGAGAGGGGCCGTGCGGTCGGACGTCCTCGGGGTAGGCCCCCTGTCGGTGGCCGAAGACCTGGGGCTCAGTCCCCTCGGTCCCGAATTTCCGGGCCTGACCCCACGCTTCTCAAATATCCGGGTCTCAGCC CTGAGATTCCAGATATCCGGGACTCGGGTCCCAACCTCTCTAAACCTGGGGCTCTGTTTCACAGGATTTCAGATATCT GGTTCAGGACCCTGTGTGCACTAGTATCCGGGGTTCATTCCCCACGAGTTCAAATATCAGATTCGGCCTC CCAGTTCAAATATCTGGAGTTCAGACCCCACAGTCAGAAATCCGGGATTCAGCAACTGTCGCcctcgaggaggaggaggactggACCGCGAGGTCAGATCAGGTTGTCACCCCCTCTCCTCCAGGGGAGGCTTCCCGGGCCCGCCCCTCAGGAAGGGCGAAAGCCGAGGAAGAGGTGGCAAGGGGAAAGGTCTCCTTGCCCCTCTCCCTGCTTGGCAGAGCCGCTGGAGGACCCCAGGAGGAGGCGGAGGCGCTGGGGCACCATAG